A window of Desulfatibacillum aliphaticivorans DSM 15576 contains these coding sequences:
- a CDS encoding protein phosphatase CheZ translates to MQLDNETLQDIVITVKEVQQIFQAPAPDPEGIDKSKAQVGELLTTLEMLMAEELMEICDNLLVYMDDKLGDGPALEACATLSFALDALLESLDRALNGDHGDYGMAEVMAILSGQTPLPAQEPEAAAEDAAADIIADALGEDSGDGLPDVLDMLEDSLAPVEASGRAFAGEFQTPPLLQEASSAPKETQPKIMPPIVEMWRMDTEDFMDTFQKHLEVEGGSVCISQDENGEPTVTLSIPRDKIGGIQAAFTGTLASGMTKEAGMDPAMDGTEIITKMLEFMKALSAGDIDEAETILEGVTKGSPGFGLFGEIGQMARALHESLREFSNTLDPEMKGLVEEKLPDSSLRLEHIIELTENAASTTMDLTEVIQERNEKSMALMDKLKSSSSDVEVLMASLDKLMDLATENKDQPSAENIPIMHGLLRMAREKVQACGAATDSIMESTTATNKDLVDIFTAQDYQDLTGQVIQKIITLIKELESKLLNLVTKFGVKVSKDKTGEQQEELYGPSHAQRDDAVHSQDEVDALLKEFGF, encoded by the coding sequence ATGCAATTGGATAACGAAACCCTGCAAGATATTGTAATAACGGTAAAAGAAGTCCAACAAATTTTTCAGGCCCCAGCCCCGGACCCGGAGGGCATTGACAAATCCAAGGCGCAGGTCGGCGAATTATTGACGACCCTGGAAATGCTCATGGCCGAAGAACTGATGGAAATATGCGACAATCTTCTGGTCTATATGGACGATAAATTGGGCGACGGGCCGGCCCTGGAGGCCTGCGCAACGCTTTCTTTCGCCTTGGACGCGTTGTTGGAAAGCCTGGACCGGGCTCTGAACGGAGACCATGGGGATTACGGCATGGCCGAGGTCATGGCCATTTTGTCGGGACAGACGCCTTTGCCCGCTCAGGAGCCGGAGGCCGCCGCCGAGGATGCCGCAGCGGACATCATAGCGGATGCGTTAGGGGAAGACTCAGGGGACGGCCTGCCGGACGTTTTGGACATGTTGGAGGACTCCCTGGCCCCGGTCGAAGCCTCGGGCCGCGCCTTCGCAGGCGAGTTCCAAACGCCGCCTCTTCTCCAGGAAGCGTCCTCCGCCCCCAAAGAAACCCAGCCCAAAATCATGCCCCCCATTGTGGAAATGTGGAGAATGGACACGGAAGATTTTATGGATACCTTCCAGAAGCATCTGGAAGTGGAAGGCGGGTCCGTATGCATCAGTCAAGATGAAAACGGCGAGCCCACTGTCACGCTATCCATTCCCCGGGATAAAATCGGAGGCATCCAGGCCGCCTTCACAGGAACCCTGGCTTCCGGCATGACCAAAGAGGCGGGGATGGATCCGGCCATGGACGGGACCGAAATTATCACCAAGATGCTGGAATTCATGAAGGCACTTTCTGCGGGAGATATTGACGAGGCGGAAACAATCCTGGAAGGCGTTACCAAAGGCTCCCCGGGCTTTGGCCTCTTTGGTGAAATAGGCCAGATGGCCAGAGCGCTGCATGAATCTTTGCGGGAGTTCTCCAACACCCTGGATCCGGAAATGAAAGGACTGGTGGAGGAAAAGCTGCCCGACTCCAGCCTGCGACTGGAGCACATCATCGAACTCACGGAAAACGCCGCCTCCACCACCATGGACCTGACGGAGGTTATTCAGGAGAGAAATGAAAAAAGCATGGCCCTCATGGACAAGCTGAAAAGCTCATCCAGCGACGTGGAAGTCCTCATGGCCTCCCTGGACAAATTGATGGACCTGGCAACGGAGAACAAAGACCAGCCCAGCGCTGAAAATATCCCCATCATGCATGGCCTTTTGCGTATGGCCCGGGAAAAAGTCCAGGCCTGCGGCGCCGCGACCGACTCCATCATGGAGTCCACCACAGCCACCAACAAGGACCTCGTGGACATCTTTACGGCCCAGGACTACCAGGACCTCACCGGTCAGGTGATTCAAAAAATCATCACCCTGATCAAGGAACTGGAATCCAAACTGCTGAACCTGGTCACCAAATTCGGCGTGAAAGTCTCCAAAGACAAAACCGGGGAGCAGCAGGAGGAATTGTACGGCCCCTCCCACGCCCAGCGGGACGACGCGGTTCACTCCCAGGACGAGGTGGACGCCTTGCTCAAGGAGTTCGGTTTTTAA
- a CDS encoding ribonuclease H-like domain-containing protein, with translation MLQRTFMHIQGIGEKTEKRIWSKGIATWQDFLDWPGPVFSPGRDRVIRAALEESLVHLDDPAYFKKLLPSNQAWRMYRRFKGKTAFLDIETSGLDQDMHEITVIGVYDGQKVFSYVNGFNLPDFEIDIAEYDMVITFNGAMFDLPFIRRSFPSITLPEGHIDLMHALRKLGYRGGLKKIEKDLGISRGEDIDGLGGYEAVLLWRDWRNGDKAALDRLIAYNTADIVNLKPLMELAYDRLSSQTLAPIQ, from the coding sequence TTGCTCCAACGCACCTTTATGCACATTCAGGGAATCGGCGAAAAAACGGAAAAACGCATTTGGAGCAAGGGGATAGCCACCTGGCAGGATTTTCTCGACTGGCCCGGCCCCGTGTTCTCCCCGGGGCGGGACAGGGTGATCCGGGCCGCCCTGGAAGAGTCCCTTGTGCACCTGGACGATCCGGCGTATTTTAAAAAACTGCTGCCTTCCAATCAAGCATGGCGGATGTATCGCCGCTTCAAAGGCAAAACCGCCTTTTTGGACATCGAAACCAGCGGCCTGGACCAGGACATGCACGAAATCACGGTCATCGGCGTGTATGACGGCCAAAAGGTTTTCTCCTACGTGAACGGATTCAATCTGCCTGACTTTGAAATCGACATCGCCGAATACGACATGGTCATCACCTTCAACGGAGCCATGTTCGACCTGCCCTTCATCAGGCGGTCCTTTCCTTCCATCACCCTGCCCGAGGGGCACATCGACCTCATGCATGCCTTGCGGAAACTGGGATACCGGGGCGGCCTGAAAAAAATCGAAAAGGACCTGGGCATCAGCCGCGGAGAGGATATCGACGGGCTGGGAGGCTACGAGGCCGTGCTCCTGTGGAGAGATTGGCGAAACGGCGATAAGGCCGCCCTGGACCGCTTGATCGCATACAACACGGCGGACATCGTCAACCTAAAGCCCCTCATGGAACTGGCCTACGACAGATTGTCCTCCCAGACGCTTGCGCCTATTCAGTAG